A single window of Usitatibacter rugosus DNA harbors:
- a CDS encoding MaoC family dehydratase, translating into MSDGVPVLPGTRPIGGWFFEDYAVGLRYGHPTPRTITSGDTALYLALTGARQPAHCSEPLARALGHPSCPVDDLLAFHIAFGKTVHDISYNAVANLGYANLRFLEPVYVGDTLHAQSEVIGLKENSSGKSGVVYVASRALNQHGREVLSWVRWVMVAKRDPASPAPPATVPDLPREVSPEALAVPAFLKPGALDPMATGGTRLWDDYEAGQVIDHPGGMTLEEAEHMMATRLYQNTARVHFDAYRAKSAATGRRLIYGGHVMSVCRALSHDGLENAFAIAAINGGTHANPTFAGDTLYCRHVVLDRWALPGRNDLGALRLRMLGVKNAELAALPAVAPGERHESVVLDLDYTVLVPRRKAT; encoded by the coding sequence ATGAGCGACGGCGTTCCCGTCCTGCCCGGCACGCGGCCGATCGGCGGCTGGTTCTTCGAGGACTATGCGGTCGGCTTGCGCTACGGACACCCGACGCCGCGCACGATCACCTCCGGCGACACGGCGCTGTACCTCGCGCTCACCGGCGCCCGCCAGCCCGCGCATTGCAGCGAACCGCTCGCCCGCGCCCTCGGCCATCCCTCCTGCCCGGTCGACGACCTGCTGGCCTTCCACATCGCCTTCGGCAAGACCGTCCACGACATCTCGTACAACGCCGTCGCGAACCTCGGCTACGCGAACCTGCGCTTCCTCGAGCCCGTGTATGTGGGCGATACGCTGCACGCGCAATCGGAAGTGATCGGCCTCAAGGAAAACTCCAGCGGCAAGAGCGGCGTGGTGTATGTCGCTTCGCGCGCCCTGAACCAGCACGGCCGCGAGGTCCTTTCATGGGTGCGATGGGTGATGGTCGCCAAGCGTGATCCGGCATCACCAGCGCCGCCCGCCACCGTTCCCGACTTGCCGCGCGAGGTGTCGCCCGAAGCGCTCGCCGTGCCGGCCTTCCTCAAGCCCGGCGCCCTCGACCCGATGGCCACCGGCGGCACGCGCCTGTGGGACGACTACGAAGCCGGCCAGGTGATCGACCATCCGGGCGGCATGACGCTCGAGGAAGCCGAGCACATGATGGCCACGCGCCTCTACCAGAACACCGCGCGGGTCCACTTCGACGCGTATCGCGCGAAATCGGCCGCTACCGGACGGCGCCTCATCTATGGCGGCCACGTGATGTCGGTCTGCCGCGCGCTCTCGCACGACGGTCTCGAGAACGCCTTCGCCATCGCCGCGATCAACGGCGGCACCCACGCCAACCCGACCTTCGCCGGCGACACCCTTTATTGCCGCCACGTCGTGCTCGACCGCTGGGCCCTGCCCGGCCGCAACGACCTGGGGGCGCTACGGCTACGCATGCTGGGCGTGAAGAACGCCGAGCTCGCGGCGCTGCCGGCCGTAGCCCCCGGCGAGCGCCACGAATCGGTCGTCCTCGACCTCGATTACACCGTGCTCGTTCCCCGCCGCAAGGCGACGTAA
- a CDS encoding HpcH/HpaI aldolase/citrate lyase family protein: MTPYFRPRRSMLYVPGCSTRYLHKARTLKVDSVILDLGDPILVAAKEESRRNVVDAVLSGGYGRREVVVRVNDLDSPWGPDDVKAVARSGADAILFPNIESTKDVQRALSALDAAGGSHLPIMVMIESPIAVLRAEEIAAASDRIACIVMATSDLLNQLHGRRTPDRVAIVHSLAHVLLAGRAYDRSVVDGISTDLKDMQSFEYACRLARDLGFDGKSLVHPFQLPYCNDAFTPKPHDLAASLEVIEALDHAHAEGRGTVVVNGRLVESHHVKAAKRMLALNDMIQQLEAGQ, encoded by the coding sequence ATGACCCCTTACTTCCGCCCGCGCCGCTCGATGCTCTACGTGCCGGGCTGCAGCACCCGCTACCTGCACAAGGCCCGCACCCTCAAGGTGGACTCGGTGATCCTCGACCTGGGAGATCCGATCCTGGTCGCGGCCAAGGAGGAGTCGCGCCGCAACGTCGTCGATGCCGTGCTCTCCGGCGGCTACGGCCGGCGCGAAGTCGTGGTGCGCGTGAACGACCTCGATTCCCCGTGGGGACCCGACGACGTGAAGGCGGTCGCGCGCTCGGGCGCCGACGCGATCCTGTTTCCCAACATCGAGTCGACGAAGGACGTGCAGCGCGCCCTCTCGGCCCTCGACGCCGCCGGCGGCAGCCACCTGCCGATCATGGTGATGATCGAAAGCCCGATCGCGGTGCTGCGCGCCGAGGAGATCGCCGCCGCATCGGATCGCATCGCCTGCATCGTGATGGCGACCTCGGACCTGCTGAACCAGCTCCACGGCCGGCGCACGCCCGACCGCGTCGCCATCGTCCACAGCCTCGCCCACGTGCTGCTCGCCGGGCGCGCGTACGACCGCTCCGTGGTCGACGGCATCTCGACGGATCTCAAGGACATGCAGTCCTTCGAATACGCCTGCCGCCTGGCGCGCGACCTGGGCTTCGACGGCAAGAGCCTCGTGCACCCGTTCCAGCTTCCCTACTGCAACGACGCGTTCACGCCGAAGCCGCACGACCTCGCGGCGTCGCTCGAGGTGATCGAGGCGCTCGACCACGCGCACGCCGAAGGGCGCGGCACCGTCGTCGTGAACGGGCGCCTGGTCGAAAGCCATCACGTGAAGGCCGCCAAGCGGATGCTGGCGTTGAACGACATGATCCAGCAGCTGGAAGCCGGCCAATGA
- a CDS encoding GntR family transcriptional regulator has translation MPAAKHSATPSYRPLYEQIRILLTQSLVAGEWKPGEMIPSELELAARYRVSQGTVRKAIDALASEHILVRRQGKGTFVASHTQPAYQYRFLRVMPDTGEKLHPQNLFLELKKVKAGAEHAASLKIKATTPVHSIKRVLLFHDRPLIHDEIVLAAAQFPGLTLPKLEEFKGSMYMFYETVYGLRMIRAEERLRSVAADAATAAHLNVAPGAPLLCVDRIAFTYGDKPVEWRRGLCLTDGFSYYNELS, from the coding sequence ATGCCCGCCGCGAAACACAGCGCCACCCCGTCGTACCGGCCGCTCTACGAGCAGATCCGCATCCTCCTCACGCAGAGCCTGGTCGCGGGGGAGTGGAAGCCGGGCGAGATGATCCCTTCCGAGCTCGAGCTGGCCGCCCGCTACCGCGTGAGCCAGGGCACCGTGCGCAAGGCCATCGACGCGCTCGCCTCCGAGCATATCCTCGTGCGCCGGCAGGGCAAGGGCACGTTCGTGGCCTCGCACACCCAGCCCGCCTACCAATACCGATTCCTTCGGGTGATGCCCGACACGGGCGAGAAGCTCCATCCGCAGAACCTGTTCCTGGAGTTGAAGAAGGTGAAGGCGGGAGCCGAGCATGCCGCATCGTTAAAGATCAAGGCCACGACGCCGGTGCACTCGATCAAGCGCGTGTTGCTGTTCCATGACAGGCCGCTGATTCACGATGAAATCGTGCTGGCCGCGGCGCAGTTTCCCGGCCTCACGCTGCCCAAGCTCGAGGAGTTCAAGGGATCGATGTACATGTTCTACGAGACGGTCTATGGCCTGCGGATGATCCGCGCCGAGGAGCGGCTGCGCTCCGTCGCGGCCGATGCCGCCACCGCGGCGCACCTGAATGTGGCGCCCGGCGCGCCGCTGCTCTGCGTCGACCGCATCGCCTTCACCTATGGCGACAAGCCGGTGGAGTGGCGCCGGGGCCTTTGCCTCACCGACGGATTCTCGTATTACAACGAGCTCAGCTGA
- the sdhC gene encoding succinate dehydrogenase, cytochrome b556 subunit → MSSAPTPRTSLSPRPKYYDLNLLNLPSAGKVSILHRISGAVLFLAIPILLYILQGSLSSEADFARLKAFFSMPLVKLATIGLAYLYAHHFFAGIRYLLLDLHIGIAKEPSRLSANIVLALGVLSALAFGAWLW, encoded by the coding sequence ATGAGCTCCGCGCCCACGCCGCGCACTTCGTTGTCTCCGAGACCGAAGTATTACGATCTCAATCTCTTAAACCTCCCATCCGCCGGCAAAGTCTCGATCCTGCATCGCATCTCCGGCGCAGTCCTGTTCCTCGCCATCCCGATCCTGCTCTACATCCTCCAGGGATCGCTGTCCTCCGAAGCCGATTTCGCCCGCCTGAAGGCATTCTTCTCGATGCCCCTGGTGAAGCTCGCGACCATCGGGCTCGCTTACCTGTACGCGCACCACTTCTTCGCCGGCATCCGCTATCTCCTGCTCGACCTGCACATCGGGATCGCGAAGGAGCCGTCGAGGCTGTCCGCCAACATCGTGCTGGCGCTGGGAGTCCTCTCCGCGCTCGCTTTCGGAGCGTGGCTATGGTGA
- the sdhD gene encoding succinate dehydrogenase, hydrophobic membrane anchor protein — MSAYKKQSVGASYGLSDWLMQRLTAVVLALYTPFLVACMVMHKPGTFHEWQGMFSSQAVRLATILFLSALIWHAWIGIRDIVMDYLKPASVRMTALFLIGFFLIACFAWSVAILWGR, encoded by the coding sequence GTGAGCGCCTATAAAAAGCAGTCCGTCGGCGCGAGCTACGGCTTGTCCGACTGGCTGATGCAGCGCCTGACCGCGGTGGTCCTGGCGCTCTACACGCCGTTCCTGGTCGCCTGCATGGTGATGCACAAGCCGGGCACGTTCCACGAATGGCAGGGCATGTTCTCCTCGCAGGCGGTGCGGCTCGCGACCATCCTCTTCCTCTCGGCACTGATCTGGCACGCCTGGATCGGCATCCGCGACATCGTGATGGACTACCTCAAGCCCGCCAGCGTGCGCATGACGGCACTCTTCCTCATCGGTTTCTTCTTGATCGCCTGCTTCGCATGGTCGGTCGCCATCCTCTGGGGACGATAG
- the sdhA gene encoding succinate dehydrogenase flavoprotein subunit: MTLPVRKFDAVIVGAGGAGLRAAYELSKAGLKVACLSKVFPTRSHTVAAQGGVGAALGNMGEDHWHWHMYDTVKGSDWLGDQDAIEFMCRMAPEVVIELEHFGMPFDRNDNGTIYQRPFGGHTANFGEKPVQRSSCAADRTGHAMLHALYQRNVHSKTQFFVEWMALDIIRAPDGRVLGVTALEMETGDIVIFQGKATLFATGGGGRIFASSTNAFINMGDGVGMTARAGIPLEDMEFWQFHPTGVAGAGVLITEGVRGEGGYLLNKNGERFMERYAPTMKDLASRDVVSRAMATEIKEGRGCGPHGDYILLKLDHLGADVINKRLPGIRESAIKFANIDPVKEPIPVVPTCHYQMGGIPTNYHGEVIAPKGSDMSVVVPGFYAAGECGCASIHGANRLGTNSLTDLLVMGKSSALSMLDFIKAEGPKHAELPKDAGDMSLTRVAALDGKKGGASVDKTRSEIQRTMQAHCGVFRFPDMLVQGVEKIKACADSVANLEIGDKSKVFNTARIEALELQNLYEVARATMISAEARKETRGAHDRADHHQRDDVNWLKHTLWYKEGDRLEYKAVNLKPLSVETIPPKARVY, translated from the coding sequence ATGACGCTTCCGGTTCGAAAATTCGATGCAGTGATCGTGGGAGCGGGCGGCGCGGGGTTGCGCGCGGCCTATGAGCTCTCCAAGGCGGGCCTCAAGGTCGCGTGCCTTTCGAAAGTCTTCCCGACTCGCTCGCACACCGTGGCGGCGCAAGGCGGCGTGGGTGCCGCGCTCGGCAACATGGGCGAGGACCATTGGCACTGGCACATGTACGACACCGTGAAGGGGTCGGACTGGCTGGGCGACCAGGACGCGATCGAGTTCATGTGCCGAATGGCGCCCGAGGTCGTGATCGAGCTCGAGCACTTCGGCATGCCGTTCGACCGGAACGACAACGGCACCATCTACCAGCGTCCGTTCGGCGGCCACACCGCCAACTTCGGCGAGAAGCCGGTGCAGCGCAGCTCCTGCGCCGCGGACCGCACCGGCCACGCGATGCTGCACGCGCTCTACCAGCGCAACGTGCACAGCAAGACGCAGTTCTTCGTGGAGTGGATGGCGCTCGACATCATTCGCGCCCCGGACGGCCGCGTGCTGGGCGTGACGGCGCTGGAGATGGAAACCGGCGACATCGTCATCTTCCAGGGCAAGGCCACGCTCTTCGCCACCGGCGGGGGCGGGCGCATCTTCGCCTCGTCGACCAACGCCTTCATCAACATGGGCGACGGCGTGGGCATGACGGCGCGGGCCGGCATTCCCCTCGAGGACATGGAGTTCTGGCAGTTCCACCCCACCGGCGTTGCCGGCGCGGGCGTGCTCATCACCGAGGGCGTGCGCGGCGAGGGCGGCTACCTGCTGAACAAGAACGGCGAGCGCTTCATGGAGCGCTATGCGCCCACCATGAAGGACCTCGCGTCGCGGGACGTGGTGTCGCGCGCCATGGCCACCGAGATCAAGGAAGGGCGCGGCTGCGGTCCCCACGGCGACTACATCCTGCTCAAGCTGGACCACCTCGGTGCGGACGTCATCAACAAGCGCCTGCCGGGTATCCGCGAGAGCGCGATCAAGTTCGCCAACATCGACCCGGTGAAGGAGCCGATCCCGGTCGTGCCGACCTGCCACTACCAGATGGGCGGCATCCCGACCAACTACCACGGCGAAGTGATCGCGCCCAAGGGCAGCGACATGAGCGTGGTCGTCCCCGGCTTCTACGCCGCGGGCGAGTGCGGCTGCGCCTCGATCCACGGCGCCAACCGCCTGGGCACCAACTCGCTCACCGACCTGCTGGTGATGGGCAAGAGCTCGGCGTTGAGCATGCTGGACTTCATCAAGGCCGAGGGCCCGAAGCACGCCGAGCTGCCGAAGGATGCGGGCGACATGTCGCTCACCCGCGTGGCGGCGCTGGACGGCAAGAAGGGCGGGGCGTCGGTGGACAAGACGCGCTCGGAGATCCAACGCACGATGCAGGCGCACTGCGGCGTCTTCCGCTTCCCGGACATGCTGGTCCAGGGCGTGGAGAAGATCAAAGCCTGCGCCGACAGCGTGGCCAACCTCGAGATCGGCGACAAGAGCAAGGTGTTCAACACCGCCCGCATCGAGGCGCTCGAGCTGCAGAACCTCTACGAAGTGGCGCGCGCCACGATGATCTCCGCCGAGGCCCGCAAGGAAACGCGCGGCGCCCACGACCGGGCCGACCACCACCAGCGCGACGACGTGAACTGGCTCAAGCACACCCTCTGGTACAAGGAGGGCGACCGACTCGAATACAAGGCGGTGAACCTGAAGCCGTTGTCCGTCGAGACCATTCCTCCGAAAGCGCGGGTGTACTGA
- a CDS encoding succinate dehydrogenase iron-sulfur subunit translates to MKFKIERFNPETDKKPYFKEYDVVLKESDRMLLDALVRIKMADDTLSLRRSCREGICGSDAMNINGKNGLACITKIVDLKEPVVIRPLPGLPIIRDLIVDMTHFFAQYHSIKPYLINDEPPPEKERLQSPHARAELDGLYECILCACCSTSCPSFWWNPDKFVGPAGLLNAYRFIADSRDQAANERLDDLKDPYRLFRCHSIMNCVDVCPKGLNPTSAIGKIKDAMVRRAI, encoded by the coding sequence ATGAAATTCAAGATCGAGCGCTTCAACCCGGAAACCGACAAGAAGCCGTACTTCAAGGAGTACGACGTCGTCCTCAAGGAGTCGGATCGCATGCTTCTCGATGCGCTGGTGCGCATCAAGATGGCCGACGACACGCTGAGCCTGCGCCGCTCCTGCCGCGAGGGCATCTGCGGCTCGGACGCGATGAACATCAACGGCAAGAACGGCCTCGCGTGCATCACGAAGATCGTCGACCTGAAAGAGCCCGTGGTGATCCGCCCGCTGCCGGGGCTGCCGATCATCCGCGACCTGATCGTCGACATGACGCATTTCTTCGCGCAATACCACTCGATCAAGCCGTACCTGATCAACGACGAGCCGCCGCCGGAGAAGGAGCGACTGCAGTCGCCGCATGCGCGCGCCGAGCTGGATGGCCTGTACGAGTGCATCCTCTGCGCCTGCTGCTCGACCTCCTGCCCGTCGTTCTGGTGGAACCCGGACAAGTTCGTCGGCCCCGCGGGCTTGCTGAACGCTTACCGCTTCATCGCGGACAGCCGCGACCAGGCGGCGAACGAAAGATTGGACGACCTGAAGGATCCTTATCGCCTGTTCCGGTGTCACTCCATCATGAACTGCGTGGACGTGTGCCCGAAGGGCCTCAATCCGACCTCCGCGATCGGCAAGATCAAGGACGCGATGGTCCGGAGGG